The following are encoded together in the Lathyrus oleraceus cultivar Zhongwan6 chromosome 3, CAAS_Psat_ZW6_1.0, whole genome shotgun sequence genome:
- the LOC127127044 gene encoding 50S ribosomal protein L5, chloroplastic: MATTPSLLHSSGSSFLPQFRTFPTRFSSSSLFSHGNNRHGSGVVSVKATASGAVLVEKSEAEKVYRLKTTYNEKIVPLLMEEFSYTNIHQVPKVDQIVVNCGIGEAAQNAKGLDAAINDLALITGQRPVKTRARISVATFKIREGQPLGIAVTLRGKIMYSFLDRVINLGLPRTRDFQGLNLSSFDGNGNFNIGIKDQTVFPELKSGLGTPRGMDVCIKTTAKTDQEGQKLLALMGMPFREGVEVTQIVRKKKLRSHHFDAKSKGRGDRAKK; this comes from the exons ATGGCTACAACCCCTTCGCTTCTACACTCTTCCGGCTCCTCTTTTCTCCCTCAATTTCGAACTTTTCCAACCCgattttcttcttcttccttgtTTTCTCATGGAAACAACCGGCACGGAAGTGGAGTGGTGTCCGTGAAGGCCACGGCTTCTGGGGCTGTGTTGGTGGAGAAGTCTGAAGCAGAGAAGGTTTATAGACTCAAAACAACTTACAATGAGAAAATTGTTCCTTTGCTCATGGAAGAGTTCTCTTACACCAACATTCATCAG GTGCCTAAAGTTGATCAGATTGTGGTAAACTGTGGTATTGGAGAAGCTGCACAGAATGCAAAAGGTTTGGATGCAGCAATTAATGATCTAGCATTGATCACTGGGCAGAGGCCTGTTAAGACCCGGGCGAGGATTTCTGTTGCCACCTTCAAGATCAGGGAAGGTCAACCACTTGGAATTGCTGTGACACTCCGAGGAAAA ATAATGTACTCATTTCTAGACCGAGTTATCAACTTAGGACTTCCTAGGACAAGAGATTTTCAAGGTTTGAATCTAAGCAGCTTTGATGGGAATGGAAATTTCAACATTGGTATCAAGGACCAAACAGTGTTCCCCGAGCTGAAATCTGGTTTAGGTACACCTAGAGGAATGGATGTATGCATCAAAACAACTGCTAAAACTGATCAAGAAGGACAAAAATTACTAGCTCTCATGGGTATGCCCTTCAGAGAGGGAGTTGAAGTTACTCAAATAGTTCGTAAAAAGAAGTTGAGGTCTCATCATTTTGATGCAAAATCAAAGGGTAGAGGAGATAGAGCAAAGAAGTAA